Proteins co-encoded in one Xiphophorus couchianus chromosome 3, X_couchianus-1.0, whole genome shotgun sequence genomic window:
- the LOC114140536 gene encoding C-reactive protein-like codes for MMKLLLLVGMLTACAAVTQDLSGKMFTFPLETNTTHVKLTTTKQDFNAVTVCQRSFTDLQRSHVLFSLAVSTFSNGFMVLWDGADKELEIYTQNKFAVFGKTDYKQNTWQSICATWDSASGLVQLWLDGLPSVRKFTSSGSNIRGSLIIMLGQEQDSHGGGFDIKQSFVGMLSDVHMWDYVLSACEIQKYVNEQNFTPGNVLNWAALDYQIVEKVMVENKGLFLNC; via the exons atgatgaagctgctgctcttAGTGGGAATGCTGACAGCATGTGCTGCAGTGACCCAAG atcTGTCTGGCAAGATGTTTACCTTCCCACTTGAAACCAACACAACTCATGTGAAGCTAACAACTacaaaacaggattttaatGCAGTAACTGTTTGTCAAAG ATCCTTTACAGACCTCCAAAGAAGCCACGTCCTATTTTCTTTAGCCGTTTCCACTTTTTCCAACGGCTTTATGGTTCTTTGGGATGGCGCTGACAAAGAATTGGAGATCTACACCCAGAATAAATTTGCAGTATTTGGAAAAACTGACTACAAGCAAAACACATGGCAATCTATCTGCGCCACCTGGGACTCCGCGTCTGgattggtgcagctgtggttggaTGGACTACCATCAGTTAGAAAATTTACCAGCTCTGGATCAAACATCAGAGGATCTCTCATAATTATGTTAGGACAG GAGCAGGACAGTCATGGCGGCGGGTTTGACATCAAGCAGTCTTTCGTTGGGATGTTGTCTGATGTCCACATGTGGGATTACGTCCTCTCTGCCTGTGAGATCCAGAAATATGTGAATGAACAGAACTTCACTCCAGGAAATGTGCTGAACTGGGCGGCTCTGGATTATCAGATAGTAGAAAAAGTGATGGTAGAGAATAAAGGTTTGTtcttaaactgttaa
- the LOC114140547 gene encoding serum amyloid P-component-like isoform X3, with product MLLFLLLVTSCAAIPQNVSEKMFTFPQETNTAHVRLTTSRQNLQAVTVCFRFFTDLTREYALFSLAVPSFDNGLLFYKNLNSFSVSVKNAEPIFEGLDFKLNKWHSVCGTWSAASGLVQLWLNGEPSSRKLSSTSNINGPIIIALGQEQDSHGGGFNAKQSFVGMMSDLHMWDYTLSPYEIRKYMNGRGYAKGNVLNWNSLDFQIIGRVLIENKQIAFQ from the exons ATGCTGCTCTTTCTGCTGTTGGTGACATCATGTGCTGCCATTCctcaaa ATGTTTCAGAGAAGATGTTCACCTTCCCGCAAGAAACCAACACAGCACACGTTAGGCTGACAACATCAAGACAAAATCTACAGGCTGTGACTGTTTGTTTCAG GTTCTTTACAGACCTCACAAGAGAATATGCTCTTTTCTCTTTGGCAGTACCCTCTTTTGACAATGGcttgttgttttacaaaaacttaaattcTTTTTCAGTCAGTGTCAAAAACGCAGAGCCAATTTTTGAAGGACTGGACTTCAAGCTGAACAAATGGCACTCAGTTTGTGGAACATGGAGTGCTGCATCAGGTTTGGTCCAACTGTGGTTGAATGGAGAGCCTTCAAGCAGGAAGTTAAGCAGTACATCCAATATCAATGGACCAATAATAATCGCTTTAGGACAG GAACAAGATTCACACGGTGGTGGTTTTAATGCCAAACAATCATTTGTCGGCATGATGTCAGATCTCCATATGTGGGATTACACACTTTCACCCTACGAGATCCGGAAATACATGAATGGCCGGGGCTACGCAAAAGGAAATGTGTTGAACTGGAATTCACTGGATTTCCAGATTATAGGAAGGGTGCTGATCGAGAATAAACAAATTGCTTTTCAGTAA
- the LOC114140547 gene encoding serum amyloid P-component-like isoform X1, with protein MLLFLLLVTSCAAIPQNLSEKMFTFPEATGTAHVKLTILKQDFNALTVCFRFFTDLTREYALFSLAVPSFDNGLLFYKNLNSFAVSVRNTDSIFEGLDFKLNKWHSVCGTWSAASGLAQLWLNGEPSSRKLSSTSNINGPIIIALGQDQDSHGGDFQAKQSFVGMMSDLHMWDYTLSPCEIRKYMNDRSYANGNVLNWNSLEFQIKGRVLIENKQNTCQ; from the exons ATGCTGCTCTTTCTGCTGTTGGTGACATCATGTGCTGCCATTCctcaaa ATCTTTCAGAGAAGATGTTCACCTTCCCAGAAGCAACTGGCACAGCACATGTTAAGTTGACAAtattaaaacaagatttcaATGCTCTGACTGTCTGTTTCAG GTTCTTTACAGACCTCACAAGAGAATATGCTCTTTTCTCTTTGGCAGTACCCTCTTTTGACAATGGcttgttgttttacaaaaacttaaattcTTTTGCAGTGAGTGTCAGAAACACAGACTCAATTTTTGAAGGACTGGACTTCAAGCTGAACAAATGGCACTCAGTTTGTGGAACATGGAGTGCTGCATCAGGTTTGGCACAACTGTGGTTGAATGGAGAGCCTTCAAGCAGGAAGTTAAGCAGTACATCCAATATCAATGGACCAATAATAATCGCTTTAGGACAG GATCAAGATTCACATGGTGGTGATTTTCAAGCCAAACAATCATTTGTCGGCATGATGTCAGATCTCCATATGTGGGATTACACACTTTCACCCTGTGAGATCCGGAAATACATGAATGACCGGAGCTACGCAAATGGAAATGTGTTGAACTGGAACTCACTGGAATTCCAGATTAAAGGAAGGGTGCTGATCGAGAATAAACAGAATACTTGTCAGTAA
- the LOC114140547 gene encoding serum amyloid P-component-like isoform X2, with translation MLLLLLLVASCAAIPQNVSEKMFTFPQETNTAHVRLTTSRQNLQAVTVCFRFFTDLTREYALFSLAVPSFDNGLLFYKNLNSFSVSVKNAEPIFEGLDFKLNKWHSVCGTWSAASGLVQLWLNGEPSSRKLSSTSNINGPIIIALGQEQDSHGGGFNAKQSFVGMMSDLHMWDYTLSPYEIRKYMNGRGYAKGNVLNWNSLDFQIIGRVLIENKQIAFQ, from the exons ATGCTGCTCTTGCTACTGTTGGTGGCATCATGTGCTGCCATTCctcaaa ATGTTTCAGAGAAGATGTTCACCTTCCCGCAAGAAACCAACACAGCACACGTTAGGCTGACAACATCAAGACAAAATCTACAGGCTGTGACTGTTTGTTTCAG GTTCTTTACAGACCTCACAAGAGAATATGCTCTTTTCTCTTTGGCAGTACCCTCTTTTGACAATGGcttgttgttttacaaaaacttaaattcTTTTTCAGTCAGTGTCAAAAACGCAGAGCCAATTTTTGAAGGACTGGACTTCAAGCTGAACAAATGGCACTCAGTTTGTGGAACATGGAGTGCTGCATCAGGTTTGGTCCAACTGTGGTTGAATGGAGAGCCTTCAAGCAGGAAGTTAAGCAGTACATCCAATATCAATGGACCAATAATAATCGCTTTAGGACAG GAACAAGATTCACACGGTGGTGGTTTTAATGCCAAACAATCATTTGTCGGCATGATGTCAGATCTCCATATGTGGGATTACACACTTTCACCCTACGAGATCCGGAAATACATGAATGGCCGGGGCTACGCAAAAGGAAATGTGTTGAACTGGAATTCACTGGATTTCCAGATTATAGGAAGGGTGCTGATCGAGAATAAACAAATTGCTTTTCAGTAA
- the LOC114140542 gene encoding C-reactive protein-like, which yields MKVLSLLVLITACAARTQDLSGRMFTFPLETNRAYVKFNTSRRDFNAVTVCHRSFTDLKRDHMLFSLSTPNSPNDFLIFWDNTNKEMEAHIKNKKAEYGGRDYKLNTWHSICTTWDAETGLAQLWFNGQPSIRKFTISGSNIGGPVNIIVGQEQDSHGGGFDMKQSFVGMMSDVHMWDYVLSACEIQNYVDERNYTPGNVLNWRALDYQIVDKVLLEHTKTVCY from the exons ATGAAGGTGCTGTCTCTGCTTGTGCTGATAACAGCCTGTGCTGCCCGAACACAAG atcTTTCTGGTAGGATGTTCACCTTTCCACTGGAAACCAACAGAGCTTATGTGAAGTTTAACACATCAAGAAGAGATTTTAATGCCGTAACTGTTTGCCACAG ATCATTTACAGACCTCAAAAGAGACCACATGCTGTTCTCCTTGTCCACACCTAATAGTCCCAATGACTTCTTGATTTTCTGGGATAACACCAATAAAGAAATGGAGGCACACATTAAGAATAAAAAGGCTGAATATGGAGGCCGTGACTACAAGCTCAACACGTGGCACTCTATCTGCACCACATGGGACGCTGAGACTGGGCTGGCACAACTGTGGTTTAATGGACAGCCTTCGATcagaaaattcacaatttcTGGGTCGAACATAGGTGGACCTGTCAATATTATTGTGGGACAG GAGCAGGACAGCCATGGCGGCGGGTTTGACATGAAGCAGTCTTTCGTTGGCATGATGTCTGATGTCCACATGTGGGATTACGTCCTCTCTGCCTGTGAGATCCAGAATTATGTGGATGAACGAAACTACACACCAGGGAATGTGTTGAACTGGAGGGCTCTGGATTATCAGATTGTAGACAAAGTGTTGCTTGAACATACAAAAACCGTTTGTTACTAA